Genomic DNA from Anaerolineales bacterium:
GACACACTCATCCCTAGTTTCTGGGCAAGATCCTCGATCCGAACCGACTGATCGAAATTCTGGCGGAGCTGCTCAACGGCTTTGGCGATATTTGATGTGTAGCCGCCTGAGATGATCATATGGCTGAGCCGTCCACCCTGATCACCGATGAGCAGTCGGAAGATGATTTCACGTTTAATTAATGGGATCAGCATTCGCGTTTCGGCGGGGGCATCGACGAGCCGGACGAGCCGTACTACTGCATCCATCAGATCGGGGTCTAAATGACTCACCGTCGTGGCCTCCACGTGAGCGCTGTCGGCATGGATGAGCTGACCGGCTTCAATCATGACCGAACCCACCAGATTCGGGTCAAGTTCCAGCCTGAGGCTGAGATAGGGTTTCGCTCTGGACGCCTCGGCAACCTGACTGACTCGGGGTAGCTCAAGCGTCGTGAGAAGATACCGGAACGGGTCGTATTGATACCGGTTTCCCCCGATAAATACAATCTTGCTCCCCTGAGCAATCACACAGAGCGACGGTTCCAGCACGCTGTGAAGCTTCTCCAGCGGCGCCGAGAGCCGCGCCAGATGCAGCCCCGGCAGCGCTTGACGGACACCATCTTCGCGCATCACGACCGCAATTCGCTCAACCAGTTCCTCACGACTCACCCGCAGCCGCTGTGTATCCCGTTCTGTTCGCTGAGGGTTAAAACCATCCATGAGAACCTCTTGCTCCGCGTGCATTTGAAGATCAGGCGCATTATACAATACTCCAAAGTTGCTTTGACAATCCTGCCGGATTCTCGGAGAATTCTGCAATGATCGCGTAGGATTCTACAATCCTTGCCTGCCGGCTCTGCCTATAATGAGCAGTATAAAGCGTACACAACCTCAAAGGTAGAAGGCAGCGCGATGACCAAAATTCTGATTCTGGGTGCGAATGGGCAGGTGGCACGGCACACAATTCCGGTTTTGCTAAAGCAGCCCGATGTGGAGCTGACGCTGTATTTGCGCCGCGCGGATCGGCTCAGGAACCCTGACCCGGCGCGGGTGACGATTGCCGAGGGCGATGTCCTTGATCTGGAAACACTGAAACGGGCGATGCAGGGTCAGGATGTCGTGTATGCCAACCTCGCCGGCGCGATGGCGCAAATGGCGAAGGTGATCGTCAGCGCGATGCACGCGATGGGTGTCAGGCGCCTGATCTTCATCAGCTCGATGGGGATCTATGGCGAAGTACCGGGCGAGACCTATAGCAGTATCCTTGACCCCTATCGGGATTCGGCGGCTGTGATCGAAGCCTCGGATCTGGACTACACCATCCTGCGCCCCGGCTGGTTCACCCGTGATGCTGAAGTGAACTATCAGCTCACGCAAAAAGGCGAGCCGTTCAAAGGGCATGACATCTCGCTCAACAGCCTGTCCGATTTGATTGTCAGGCTGGCGCTCACACCCGATATGGAAGTGCGGCACAGCCTGGGTGTCAGTCGTGGGTAACGGGCAAAAAAGTCGTAAGACGCAGACTGCACAGGAGAAAAACGATGACGGACGTAATTGTTTTAATTGGAGCAGGTCAGATTGGACAGGCGATTGCCCGGCGAGTGGGCGTCGGCAAGCATGTGGTTCTTGCCGATCTGCATGAAGCGAATGCCAGCGCAGCGGCGGAAGTCCTTACGAATGCAGGCTATGAAGTCAGTATAACAACCGTCAATGTTGCCTCGCGTGATGACGTGGAGCGGCTTGTCAAAACAGCGACGGAGCGGGGCGAGATCACCGGGCTGATTCACGCTGCGGGAGTCTCCCCGTCGCAGGCATCCCCGCAGACGATCCTCAACGTCGATCTCTATGGCACGGCCCTCGTGCTGGAAGCGTTCGGAAATGTCATCACTGCGGGAGGCTCGGGCGTCGTGATTGCATCACAATCAGGGCATCGTCTTCCGCCGCTGAGCGTTGAACAGAATCAAGCGTTGGCGCTAACTCCGGTTGAAGAACTGCTCAGTCTGCCGTTCCTTCAGTCCGATCAGGTCAAAGATTCGCTGCACGCCTATCAACTCTCCAAACGTGGGAACTCGCTGC
This window encodes:
- a CDS encoding AraC family transcriptional regulator yields the protein MHAEQEVLMDGFNPQRTERDTQRLRVSREELVERIAVVMREDGVRQALPGLHLARLSAPLEKLHSVLEPSLCVIAQGSKIVFIGGNRYQYDPFRYLLTTLELPRVSQVAEASRAKPYLSLRLELDPNLVGSVMIEAGQLIHADSAHVEATTVSHLDPDLMDAVVRLVRLVDAPAETRMLIPLIKREIIFRLLIGDQGGRLSHMIISGGYTSNIAKAVEQLRQNFDQSVRIEDLAQKLGMSVSSFHQHFKSVTAMSPLQFQKRLRLQEARRLMLSERLDATSAAYQVGYNDAAHFNREYKSLFGDAPIRDIQRLREETLESAVE
- a CDS encoding NAD(P)H-binding protein; this encodes MTKILILGANGQVARHTIPVLLKQPDVELTLYLRRADRLRNPDPARVTIAEGDVLDLETLKRAMQGQDVVYANLAGAMAQMAKVIVSAMHAMGVRRLIFISSMGIYGEVPGETYSSILDPYRDSAAVIEASDLDYTILRPGWFTRDAEVNYQLTQKGEPFKGHDISLNSLSDLIVRLALTPDMEVRHSLGVSRG
- a CDS encoding SDR family oxidoreductase, which codes for MTDVIVLIGAGQIGQAIARRVGVGKHVVLADLHEANASAAAEVLTNAGYEVSITTVNVASRDDVERLVKTATERGEITGLIHAAGVSPSQASPQTILNVDLYGTALVLEAFGNVITAGGSGVVIASQSGHRLPPLSVEQNQALALTPVEELLSLPFLQSDQVKDSLHAYQLSKRGNSLRVMAEAVRWGKRGARINTISPGIIITPLAKDELTGPRGEGYRRMIEVSAAGRAGTPDEVGNVAALLMGPDGGFITGSDFLIDGGVTAAYWYGELAP